From Fundulus heteroclitus isolate FHET01 chromosome 14, MU-UCD_Fhet_4.1, whole genome shotgun sequence, the proteins below share one genomic window:
- the LOC105922936 gene encoding macrophage mannose receptor 1-like, with product MTDMERLFSNSAGDLRGAWIGLHDPPDVNRTWYWSLPGEEFNEKTSTTHKYHLIREKKTWQKAQSYCRENHTDLVSGLKQLQDGELEEVMKSVGENTPIFIGLFRDSWRWSDGSSFSFRHWKTDKVILIKESKTWEEALYYCRDHHHDLVTITNLDEQRWVQEKAKNASTDYVWTGLHYACTLDFWFWVSDEVVSYENWAPDGLMDDCDMSGAMETGGEHQWFKRNDSEEFNFICSNY from the exons ATGACAGACATGGAGAGACTCTTCAGTAACTCAGCAGGAGATCTGAGGGGAGCTTGGATTGGTCTGCATGATCCACCAGATGTCAACAGAACATGGTACTGGTCTCTGCCTGGAGAGGAGTTCAATGAGA AAACTAGCACAACACATAAATACCACTTGATTAGAGAGAAGAAGACCTGGCAGAAAGCTCAGAGTTACTGCAGAGAGAATCACACAGACCTGGTCAGTGGACTGAAGCAGCTACAGGATGGAGAGCTGGAGGAGGTGATGAAGTCAGTGGGAGAAAACACGCCAATATTCATTGGTTTGTTCCGAGACTCCTGGAGGTGGTCAGATGGAAGCAGTTTCTCTTTCAGACACTGGAA GACAGATAAAGTGATCCTGATCAAAGAAAGTAAAACGTGGGAGGAAGCCTTGTACTACTGCAGAGATCACCACCATGACCTGGTCACCATCACCAACCTGGATGAGCAGAGATGGGTCCAGGAGAAAGCCAAGAACGCCTCCACTGATTATGTCTGGACGGGACTGCACTACGCCTGTACTCTGgatttctggttctgggtcagtGATGAAGTGGTCAGCTATGAGAACTGGGCTCcagatggactgatggatgacTGTGACATGTCTGGAGCCATGGAGACAGGAGGAGAACATCAGTGGTTTAAAAGAAATGACAGCGAGGAGTTTAATTTCATCTGTTCTAATTATTAA